The following coding sequences are from one Halorubrum sp. BOL3-1 window:
- a CDS encoding type II glyceraldehyde-3-phosphate dehydrogenase, producing the protein MLRVGVNGYGTIGKRVADAVAAQPDMGLVGVTKASPDYGVEAATRRGYDLYAAVDDRANDFAAAGVDLVGTLGDLLGAVDVIVDCAPSGVGERNASVYEAHDTPAVFQGGEDASVAEASFNARGAFEAARGAETVRVVSCNTTALSRLLAPLDETYGIEKARVTLVRRGGDPSETDRGPINDIVPDPATVPSHHGPDVNEVLPDVTVDTAALRAPVTGMHTHSVNVTLETEPDSNEVRDLLAGESRIFLVPAAAGIDGAGALKEYAADAGRPRGDLWENCVWEESVSVAGRDLYLFQNVHQEADVVPENVDAIRAMATDVDAAESIERTNETLGVGLDSRLGDGELTQAELTADD; encoded by the coding sequence ATGCTACGCGTGGGCGTCAACGGCTACGGCACGATCGGGAAACGGGTCGCGGACGCCGTGGCGGCCCAGCCCGACATGGGGCTCGTCGGCGTGACCAAGGCCTCGCCGGACTACGGCGTCGAGGCGGCGACCCGCCGCGGCTACGACCTGTACGCGGCGGTCGACGACCGCGCCAACGACTTCGCGGCCGCCGGAGTGGACCTCGTCGGAACGCTCGGTGACCTGCTCGGCGCCGTCGACGTGATCGTTGACTGCGCGCCGTCCGGCGTCGGTGAGCGTAACGCCTCCGTCTACGAGGCGCACGACACGCCGGCGGTGTTCCAGGGCGGTGAGGACGCCTCCGTCGCCGAGGCCTCCTTCAACGCTCGCGGGGCGTTCGAGGCCGCTCGCGGCGCCGAGACGGTCCGCGTCGTCTCCTGTAACACGACCGCGCTCTCGCGGCTGCTCGCCCCCCTCGACGAGACGTATGGGATCGAGAAGGCGCGCGTCACCCTCGTGCGCCGGGGCGGCGACCCGAGCGAGACCGACCGCGGCCCGATAAACGATATCGTCCCCGACCCGGCGACGGTCCCCTCTCACCACGGTCCGGACGTGAACGAGGTCCTCCCGGACGTCACCGTCGACACCGCGGCGCTGAGGGCGCCGGTCACGGGGATGCACACCCACAGCGTCAACGTCACGCTGGAGACCGAACCCGACTCGAACGAGGTCCGCGACCTGCTCGCCGGCGAGAGCCGCATCTTCCTCGTTCCCGCGGCCGCGGGCATCGACGGCGCCGGCGCACTGAAGGAGTACGCGGCCGACGCGGGGCGCCCCCGCGGCGACCTCTGGGAGAACTGCGTCTGGGAGGAGTCGGTAAGCGTCGCTGGACGAGACCTGTACCTGTTTCAGAACGTCCACCAGGAGGCCGACGTCGTCCCCGAGAACGTCGACGCGATCCGCGCGATGGCGACCGACGTCGACGCGGCCGAATCGATCGAGCGGACGAACGAGACGCTCGGCGTGGGTCTCGACAGCCGACTCGGGGACGGCGAACTGACGCAGGCGGAACTCACGGCTGACGACTGA
- a CDS encoding aminopeptidase produces MAADLSEAAATAIEQCLNVAPDESFVVVTDDVREPIGEALYAAASAVTEDATILRYPPAEQHGTEPPAPVAAAMAEADVFLAPTTKSLSHTRARGAACDAGARGATLPGITEDVFTTGLDADYAAIEAGCDDVLGQIGDADEIRVTAPAGTDITFGIGDREWLADTGMVREPGDFSNLPAGEVFVAPETATGTYVVDGTMMPHGLLGEGRELAFEVEDGFVTSISDDEIRADVEAAADEVGDAAYNLAELGIGTNVGVDELVGSVLLDEKASGTVHVAIGDNAGIGGETDAPLHLDGIVRNPTVYADGEEIDLPSA; encoded by the coding sequence ATGGCAGCCGACCTCTCCGAGGCTGCGGCGACCGCGATCGAACAGTGCCTGAACGTCGCTCCCGACGAGTCGTTCGTCGTCGTCACCGACGACGTGCGCGAACCGATCGGCGAGGCCCTCTACGCGGCCGCGAGCGCCGTCACGGAGGACGCGACGATCCTGCGGTACCCGCCGGCCGAGCAGCACGGCACCGAGCCGCCGGCACCGGTCGCGGCCGCGATGGCCGAGGCCGACGTCTTCCTCGCGCCGACGACGAAGAGCCTGAGCCACACCCGCGCCCGCGGCGCCGCCTGCGACGCCGGCGCGCGCGGCGCGACGCTTCCGGGGATCACCGAGGACGTGTTCACGACCGGCCTTGACGCCGACTACGCCGCCATCGAGGCCGGCTGTGACGATGTGCTCGGGCAGATCGGCGACGCGGACGAGATCCGGGTCACCGCGCCCGCCGGCACCGACATCACATTCGGGATCGGTGACCGCGAGTGGCTGGCCGACACCGGGATGGTCCGCGAGCCGGGCGACTTCTCGAACCTGCCCGCGGGCGAGGTGTTCGTCGCGCCCGAGACCGCGACCGGTACCTACGTCGTCGACGGGACGATGATGCCCCACGGCCTGCTCGGCGAGGGTCGGGAACTCGCCTTCGAGGTCGAGGACGGGTTCGTCACGTCGATCTCCGACGACGAGATCCGCGCGGACGTTGAGGCCGCCGCCGACGAGGTAGGTGACGCCGCGTACAACCTCGCGGAGCTCGGAATCGGGACCAACGTCGGCGTCGACGAACTGGTCGGCTCGGTCCTCCTAGACGAGAAGGCGAGCGGCACGGTCCACGTCGCGATCGGTGACAACGCCGGGATCGGCGGCGAGACCGACGCGCCGCTCCACCTCGACGGGATCGTCCGGAACCCGACCGTCTACGCCGACGGCGAAGAGATAGACCTGCCGAGCGCGTAG